CCTCGAGAAGATGAACCTTCAAGCCATTTTTGCGAAGCTCACGAGCGGCTGTCAGGCCAGACAATCCTGCTCCGACCACCACTACATCCACGTCAGATGGAGTCGCTGATTCGGCTGCAGGTCCCTTTTTTCCAAGAGTCAGGGAGCCGATCCCGGCGAGCCCCGCTCCGGCAATCAGTTCACGCCGTGAGATCACCAAAGTATTTCGAAGACAGCTTTTTTATGCTTAGCGAAGGTATCTCTTTTTGGCGGTATGAATAGAGGATTTATTTAATGATTGAATAGGATGGGTTGGGTAATTGTTTGGCTGTTATTCATGCCAAACTACGGATCTATTTAAAAATCCGGGCGACCCAAGCCTCTGATTCTCAATATTTTTTGGCCGGTTTATTTGATTTCAAAATGATGTGATTTCCTTCCTTCAACCTTTGCTCATGCCTTGTAGTGGGCTTTGGCGTCATAGAGCGTTTCGCTGCTTATCTCCCGGCAGCCCACATCGCGGGCGTAAGCCTCGGTGTTGCGACGCACCTTGCCCCGCACGAAGAAGGGGATCTTTTTCAGTTCGGCTTCCCCGTCGGCTGTCCATGCCAGTGCGTCGTTGCCGTCCTCAGGGATGTCGCTTGGAATCTCAGGCAATGGGGAGATGTCGGCGGCTCCGGCACCACCGGCATGGCCCAGATGGCTCTGGTGACCATCCACAAATTCGAAGTCGTGGCGGAACATGCCGATCAGGTGTTCCTCCAGCCCCATCATCAGCGGGTGGACCCAGTCGTCGAAGATCACGTTTGCCCCTTCCCAGCCCATTTGTGGGCTGATCCGGGCGGGCACGTCCTGAACGTGCATGGGTGTGCTGATCACCGCGCAGGGAATCCCCAGCCGCTTGGCGCTGTGGCGTTCCATCTGCGTTCCCAGCACCAGTTCCGGTGCTGTTTCCGCCATGGCAGCTTCCACTTCCAGGTAGTCGTCGCAGATCAGGGCTTCCAGGCCCAGGGCTTTGGCGGCCGCCCTCACGGGCCGGGCCATTTCCCGGCTGTAGGTGCCCAGCCCCACCACAGTGAAGCCCAGTTCCTCACTGCAGATCCTTGCTGCGGCTAGGGCATGGCTGCCGTCGCCAAAGATGAACACCCGCTTGCCGGTGAGGTAGGTGGAGTCGACGGATTCCGAATACCAGGGCAGGCGTGAGCGCTTGTAGCCCTCATCTGGAGCGGGGGCCGCCATACCCAGCAGGCTGTGCACCTCCACCAGGAAATCGTGGGTCGCGCCGACCCCGATCGGCACCGTTCGGCTGAAGGGCATCCCGAAGTTGCGCTCCAGCCAGCTGCAGCTGGATTCGGCCACCTCTGGATAGAGGCAAACATTTAGATCGGCATCGGGGATGCGCTTCAGATCGTCCACCCCCGCACCGAGCGGTGCCACCACTCCCACATCAATGCCGTGCAGGGTGAGCAGCTTTTGCACCTCCAGCACGTCGTCGCGGCAGCGGAAGCCAAGCAGTGATGGACCCAACAGGTTCACCCGCGGTCGGCGCCCCTCCTGATGCCACGCCTTGGGGTCATGGTTGATGTCTGTGGGGACCTGCGCCTTGAGCAGGTTGCGGATTAATTGATAGAAGGTCTCCGCCGCTCCCCAGTTCTCCTTCTTGCTGTAGGCCGGCAGCTCCAGATTCACCACCGGCATGGTCAGGTCCATGCCCTGGGCCAGGGCGCCCGGTTGATCCTGAATGAGCTCCGCGGTGCAGCTTTCACCCACCAGCAGGGCATCGGGTTGGAAGCGCTCCACGGCTTCGCGCACATGCCGCTTCACCAGTTCGGCGGTATCACCCCCCAGATCCCTGGCCTGGAAGGTGGTGTAAGTGACCGGTGGTCGTTGCCCGCGCCGCTCAATCATCGTGAACAGCAGGTCGGCGTAGGTGTCCCCTTGGGGGGCATGGAGCACGTAGTGCACGCCGTTCATCGAGGCGGCGATGCGCATGGCCCCCACATGGGGCGGACCTTCATAGGTCCAGAGCGTGAGTTGCATGGGATCAGACGTGAACGGGGGTGTCGGGGCTACTCGGATGCAGACCGGGGCGAATCAATTGCCGGCGACGCAACGGCCGGGAAAACAGTTCCGCCAGGTCGCCCGCCTGGTCGATGCCATGAATCGGGCTGAACACCAGTTCGATCGACCATTTGGTGGCGATGCCTTCGGCCTCGAGCGGATTGGCGAGGCCCATGCCACAGACCACAAGGTCCGGTTGGCTGGCGCGTACCCGGTCGAGCTGTTGCTCAACGTGCTGCCCCTCCATCACCGGGGTGTCGTCGGGAAGCAAAGCCAGCTCGGCGGCCATCTGTTCGCGGTTCAGATAAGGCGTTCCCACCTCCACCAGCTCCATGCCGCATTCCCGTTGCAGGAAGCGGGCTAGGGGCAATTCGAGCTGGGATTCGGGGAGCAGAAAGATCCGCTTGCCCTCCAGCACGGCGCGGTGCCGGGCCAAGGCGCTTTGGGCGCGCTTCATCAATGGATCGAGCACAGCGGCGACCCGCTCGTCCGGGAGATGGAATGCCGCAGCAGCAGCCTCCATCCAATGGCGACTGCCTTCAGCGCCCAGGGGAAATGGGGCTGTGAGCACCGTGGCACCGCGATCGCTCAACAAGCGGGCGGTTTCGGTCAGAAAAGGTTGGGTGAGTAGCACCGTGGTTCCCGCTCCCACCCCAGGCAGATCGGTTGATTGCCGGGGCGGAAGGCTCTGAATGGTCTTGATGCCCATCCGCTGGAACAGGTGAATCAGCCTGTCTTCCACGGCATCGGCGAGGGTTCCCACCAGCAGAAGCTGCCGCTCATCATTGGCGGGCAAGAGGGGGACGAGCGCCGCCAGCGCCCCGTCTTCCCCCTGGGTGAAGGTGGTTTCAATGCCGCTGCCGGAGTAGTTCACCACCCGTACACGGCCGGAGAGCTCATCGTTCAGCCGTTCAGCGGCTCGGGCCAGATCCAGCTTGATCACTTCGCTGGGGCAGGACCCCACGAGAAACAGCGTGCGGATCTCGGGGCGGCGTTGCAGAAGTTCCTTGCAAACGCGATCAAGTTCGTCGTGAGCATCCGCCAGGCCGGCCAGATCTCGCTCGCTGAGAATGGCTGTGCCGAAACGCGGTTCGGCAAAAATCATCACACCCGCGGCGCTTTGAATCAGATGGGCGCAGGTGCGTGATCCGACGACCAGAAAAAAGGCATCGGGCATGCGCCGATGCAGCCACACGATGGAGGTGAGACCACAGAACACCTCCCGTGGTCCTGATTCCTTCAACAAGGTGGGCCCGGCCATCGGCCGCTCCATGCGATGTGCACCCCTTAAGTTGCAAGAGATCGGGCCATGGATGCCAAAGCCAGCGCAAACTCTTTGGGATCAGGCCATGACAGACCATGCTTCGCGATCAAAGGCGGCGGCGGAATCCGTCGTAACGCTCTGAACGGTCGCTCTCCTCTGTTTTGCTCAAACGCCAAACGTTGCGGCTGACCCGACGGGCAACGAGGCCGCCGCGTTCCGCCCGTTCCGTTCCCGGTCGGGCTCCAAGAAGCATGCTCACTTCCGCCGTGGTCAGGGGAGCACCGGTCTCAATCGCCAGGGCCGTCAGTTCAAGGCGTTGACGCAGCTGACGCAGACGATCTCTGTCTTGATTGCCTGATGCCTCCAGCCAGGGCAGATCCACCTGCCCATCCTGCGCGAGGCGTTGCATCAGGCCAAAGCTCACCATCCCAAGGGCTTGATCAGCGTTGAGATCAACTGGTTTTAAAGAAGACTGCTCAGTCATTGCAGGATCTCGAGAGGTTTTCTGGACGGTATCGGCTGTCTTTCAAGGTGCAAGACCGCTGGCTTTAACTCTTTGATGGCCCGTCTGCACGAGATTCGTCCGGTACACTCCCCGCCATGACCCGTTTTGCCAGCTTCGATGCTCGGGAGCGGCGACGCGGCGGTAGTGCTCTCGTCACCGGGACTGAGGTGACCTCCCAGCAGGGAGGGGCAAGTTGTGTTGTCACGACGGATTCTGAGTCTCCCCGGCTGCTTCGCCAAAACAGCCAAGTGCAGTCGATCGAACTGCGCACCCACGTGTTCATCGACTCGCTGCAACCTCAACTTGCGGCCTACATGGGGTCGGTGAGTCAAGGATTCCTGCCCATTCCTGGAGACGCTTGCCTCTGGAT
The Synechococcus sp. PROS-U-1 DNA segment above includes these coding regions:
- a CDS encoding ferredoxin:protochlorophyllide reductase (ATP-dependent) subunit B, whose amino-acid sequence is MQLTLWTYEGPPHVGAMRIAASMNGVHYVLHAPQGDTYADLLFTMIERRGQRPPVTYTTFQARDLGGDTAELVKRHVREAVERFQPDALLVGESCTAELIQDQPGALAQGMDLTMPVVNLELPAYSKKENWGAAETFYQLIRNLLKAQVPTDINHDPKAWHQEGRRPRVNLLGPSLLGFRCRDDVLEVQKLLTLHGIDVGVVAPLGAGVDDLKRIPDADLNVCLYPEVAESSCSWLERNFGMPFSRTVPIGVGATHDFLVEVHSLLGMAAPAPDEGYKRSRLPWYSESVDSTYLTGKRVFIFGDGSHALAAARICSEELGFTVVGLGTYSREMARPVRAAAKALGLEALICDDYLEVEAAMAETAPELVLGTQMERHSAKRLGIPCAVISTPMHVQDVPARISPQMGWEGANVIFDDWVHPLMMGLEEHLIGMFRHDFEFVDGHQSHLGHAGGAGAADISPLPEIPSDIPEDGNDALAWTADGEAELKKIPFFVRGKVRRNTEAYARDVGCREISSETLYDAKAHYKA
- a CDS encoding ferredoxin:protochlorophyllide reductase (ATP-dependent) subunit N, producing MAGPTLLKESGPREVFCGLTSIVWLHRRMPDAFFLVVGSRTCAHLIQSAAGVMIFAEPRFGTAILSERDLAGLADAHDELDRVCKELLQRRPEIRTLFLVGSCPSEVIKLDLARAAERLNDELSGRVRVVNYSGSGIETTFTQGEDGALAALVPLLPANDERQLLLVGTLADAVEDRLIHLFQRMGIKTIQSLPPRQSTDLPGVGAGTTVLLTQPFLTETARLLSDRGATVLTAPFPLGAEGSRHWMEAAAAAFHLPDERVAAVLDPLMKRAQSALARHRAVLEGKRIFLLPESQLELPLARFLQRECGMELVEVGTPYLNREQMAAELALLPDDTPVMEGQHVEQQLDRVRASQPDLVVCGMGLANPLEAEGIATKWSIELVFSPIHGIDQAGDLAELFSRPLRRRQLIRPGLHPSSPDTPVHV